In Caproiciproducens sp. NJN-50, the following are encoded in one genomic region:
- a CDS encoding mannonate dehydratase, with the protein MKKGTHIKVQHIVWSDASDDELLFLKQLGLKYVYAYFKDEHCNYNDMMRFQERLSSYGLSITDAGNLSIYKCPSIHLGLPDRDECIDRYIEFTRNLGKLGIRVGYMSWDPDKIFTSRYAVGKYSRGCVTRIVDEKDIPKTVNLFGRVYTEEDIWDNCAYFLKRVLPELEKADVRLAFHPNDPPIPSINGVHNLLWRSQEYRRLFELAENSPYIGMKLCTGCWLETGAQFGNLLQDLREFVSQGKVFVVHFRNVSGTLPYFEETMIEDGYTDLRPVMEELVKLDYTGTVSIDHPLSFVPSCGGEKSGVAYMLGYLKSMLSSAQKEVNGPMEKNKANQ; encoded by the coding sequence ATGAAAAAAGGAACTCACATTAAAGTACAGCACATTGTCTGGTCCGATGCTTCGGATGACGAATTGTTGTTTTTGAAACAGCTGGGCCTGAAATACGTCTATGCATATTTTAAGGACGAACACTGCAATTATAATGATATGATGCGCTTTCAGGAACGGCTGAGCAGCTATGGACTTTCTATCACAGATGCAGGCAATCTGTCAATTTATAAATGTCCTTCTATTCATCTTGGCCTGCCAGACCGTGACGAATGTATCGACCGTTATATCGAGTTCACCCGCAATCTGGGCAAGCTTGGGATTCGAGTCGGCTACATGAGCTGGGATCCTGACAAAATTTTTACAAGCCGGTATGCCGTCGGAAAGTATTCCAGAGGATGTGTAACCAGAATCGTTGATGAAAAGGATATCCCGAAGACTGTAAACCTGTTTGGAAGAGTCTACACAGAAGAAGATATCTGGGACAACTGCGCCTATTTTCTGAAGCGTGTCCTGCCGGAACTGGAGAAAGCGGACGTTCGTCTGGCTTTTCACCCAAATGATCCGCCGATCCCGTCCATAAACGGAGTACATAACCTTTTGTGGAGGTCGCAGGAATACCGCAGATTGTTTGAACTTGCGGAAAACAGCCCTTATATCGGCATGAAACTGTGTACCGGCTGCTGGCTGGAAACCGGAGCTCAATTCGGAAATCTTCTGCAGGATCTGAGGGAATTTGTAAGTCAGGGAAAAGTGTTTGTCGTCCATTTCAGAAACGTCAGCGGAACACTGCCGTACTTTGAAGAGACGATGATCGAAGACGGATATACCGATCTGCGCCCGGTTATGGAAGAACTGGTGAAGCTGGATTATACAGGAACCGTTTCCATCGATCATCCCCTCAGTTTTGTCCCATCCTGCGGAGGAGAAAAATCCGGAGTTGCTTATATGCTGGGGTATTTGAAATCCATGCTCTCCAGCGCCCAGAAAGAAGTCAACGGGCCAATGGAGAAGAATAAAGCAAATCAGTAA